The Bacillus sp. Y1 genome includes the window TGATCAACAACCGCATAGATTTCTGTTCGGTTACAAGTAGAGACAATTACATTCTCTAACACACTCTTTTTTTCTTTAAGAGCGTTCATTGCTTCCCCTAACTGCGTAGGGTTAAATGTCAAACGCTCACGAATTTCAACAGGGGCAGTTTTATAATTAAGACCTATCACTAATATATGCATATAGAAAATACACCCCCAGAATATTTACATGTTTGATAGTAGTAATTATACCATGTTCCATTTTTGTAGATTAAAATGAAATATGACCATATTTGAATAAAATGTGAACAAAAACTAATCAACTGTGATGCAAATATGCTATTATAATTAATTGGTAAACCTTGCTTGCTCGTCATATTACGACAAGCCTCCATATGTACAGTAACAAAAATTAGAATGATTATCAAGTAATCCTTACTGGAAGTGGTGCTAATGAAAAATCAACGAATCTTTCCTGGAATCATCCTTATTGGTTTTGGTGTTTATTTCTTTTTACAACAGGCGAACATCGCTCTATTCCAACAGTTTTACACATGGCCAACATTGCTAGTAATCGTTGGAATCTCCTTTCTCTCCCAAGGGTATGGGGGAAAGGATTACGAAGCCATCCTGCCAGGTGTCATTCTTACAGGCTTTGGTTTTCATTTCCATATCATCAACCATTTACAATTATGGCCCAATCATATTGGAACGTTTATCCTCATTATTGCCCTTGGATTCTTACTACGTTACCAGAAGGTCCGATCTGGACTCTTTCAAGGGATATTATTCCTTGTACTCGCGTTATTGCTTTTATTTTACGATAAAATCACCGCATGGCTTGGTATCCTCGAAAACACGGTATCGATTGCTTGGAAGTCTTGGCCGGTAGTGTTGGTGATAATTGGCTTTTACTTACTCTTTATCCGAAAAAAATAACTACCATAAAAAACCGTCAGACACTTTGTTCTGACGGTTTTACTCTACATATAACTTTCAATGGTTGCCCACGCTTTATCTTTTCCTTCTCCTGTTTCAGAAGAAAACTGAATAATCGTATCATGCGGGTGTAATTCGAGCTTTTCTTTTGTGATTTTCAAATGCTGTGCTCTTTTTGTTTTAGAAATTTTATCAGCCTTTGTGGCAATTACGATACATGGGATTTCGTAATGCTTTAAGAAATCATACATCATGATATCATCTGCCGTTGGAGGGTGACGTAAATCAACGATTAATAACACGGCCTTAAGCTGCTCTCTCATCGTTAAATACGTTTCAAGCATTTTCCCCCATGCTTCCCGTTCCTTTTTTGAAACCTTTGCATAGCCATATCCTGGTACATCTACAAAATGAAGGACTTCATTAACGATATAAAAGTTCAGTGTTTGTGTTTTACCAGGCTTTGAAGATATTCTTGCTAATCCTTTTCGATTGAGCATTTTGTTAATAAATGATGATTTCCCTACATTTGAGCGACCAGCTAAGGCAAATTCAGGAATTGGTTCAACTGGGTACTGATCTGGCTTAACTGCACTAATGACGATTTCAGAACTTGTTACTTTCATCTATTGGCACCGCCAGTCAAAGCATGCTCTAACACTTGGTCAAGATGTGACACGAGAACAAACTGTAATTCTTCACGAACACTTTCAGGAATATCATCAATATCTCTTTCATTATCTTTTGGACAAATGATTTTAGTTAATCCCGCTCGATGAGCACTTAAAGATTTCTCCTTTAAGCCCCCAATTGGTAGTACTCGACCACGCAATGTAATTTCACCTGTCATACCCACTTCTTTACGGATGGCACGCCCTGTGAGAGCTGAGACCAATGCCGTTGCCATTGTAATTCCTGCAGAAGGTCCATCCTTCGGAACCGCTCCTTCTGGAACATGGATATGGATATCATTTTTCTCATGAAAGTCTGGATCAATACCAAGTTCTTCTGCTTTTGAACGAATATAACTAAATGCTGCTTGGGCAGACTCCTTCATCACATCGCCAAGCTTCCCTGTTAGTATGAGCTTACCTTTTCCCGGAGACAACGACACTTCAATTTGAAGGGTATCTCCACCCACTGTAGTATAAGCAAGACCAGTTGCCACGCCTACTTGATCCTCAAGTTCTGCTTGTCCATAGCGGAAGGTTGGCTTTCCTAAAAATTCGTCTACATTTTTTTCAGAAACGATGACTTTTTTCTTTTCACCAGAAACGATAATCTTAGCTGTTTTTCTACAAATGGTCGCTAACTGTCGTTCTAGACTTCTTACACCAGCTTCTCTTGTGTAATAACGAACGATTTTTTGAATGCCATCTTCCCGAATTTGTAACTGAGCTTTCGTTAAACCATGCTCCTTTGTTTGTTTGGGTAGCAAGTGATCCTTTGCGATATGAATCTTCTCAAGCTCTGTATACCCAGCAATCGTAATAATTTCCATCCGATCTCTAAGCGGACCAGGAATGGTTGCCAAATTATTCGCAGTAGCAATAAACATTACTTTGGACAAGTCATATGTTTCCTCGATATAGTGATCACTGAAGTTATGATTCTGTTCTGGATCAAGTACCTCAAGCATGGCGGCTGATGGATCACCACGGAAATCACTTGACATCTTATCGATTTCATCGAGTAGGAAGACAGGGTTGATCGTTCCTGCTTTTTTCATACCCTGGATGATTCTACCAGGCATTGCCCCTACATACGTACGTCTGTGACCTCTAATTTCAGACTCATCTCTTACTCCACCAAGAGAAATTCTCACAAAATTTCTATTTAATGATGTCGCAATCGAACGGGCTAAGCTTGTTTTACCAACGCCTGGAGGGCCAGCCAAACAAAGAATGGGCCCTTTCAATGAGTTAGTCATTTGCTGAACAGCTAAGTACTCTAGAACCCTTTCCTTCACTTTCTCGAGGCCATAGTGGTCATTATTTAATACTTTTTCCGCCTTATGAATATCTAGGTCATCTTCCGTTGCCTTTGACCAAGGAATCGCCAAAAGCCATTCAATATAGTTACGGATAACGGCACTTTCTGCAGAGCTCGAGGGAACTTTTTCATATCTTTCTAGCTCCTTCATAGCTGTTGCTTTTACATGCTCGGGCATCCCAGCTTGTTCGATTTTTTCAGTAAGATCACTCACTTCTCCCGTCTTACCTTCTTTATCACCTAGCTCTTTTTGAATGGCCTTCATCTGTTCGCGCAAGTAATATTCCTTTTGTGTACGCTCCATAGATTTTTTTACTCTTTGGCCAATTTTTTTCTCTAGGTTCAATACTTCTTTTTCATTGTGAATGATGTCTACGATCTTCTGAATTCTTTCCTTCACATCGAGTGTTTCTAGAATCTCCTGCTTTTCCTTTAGTTTTAAAGGAAGATGTGAAGAAATGATGTCAGCCATTCTACCAGGTTCCTCAATATCCGTAACAGTTGAGAAGGTTTCTGCCGAGATTTTCTTAGACATCTTTATGTACTGCTCAAAATAATCAAGCATCGTTCGCATTAATGCTTGTGATTCCGCATCTTTTTCAACTGGGTCTTCGTATGTTTTTATTTCAACAGAATAGTGATCGTCTTCTTCAAAAAAAGTAACAATCTCTGCTCGCTTTAAGCCTTCAACAAGTACACGTATCGTACCGTTTGGAAGCTTGAGCATTTGCTTGACTTTCGTAAGTGTTCCCATCTTATACAAGTCATCTTCAAGAGGTTCGTCAATCGAAACCTCCTTCTGTGTAGTTAAAAAGATTAAACTGTCATCTACCATTGCCTTCTCGAGAGCTTGAACTGATTTTTCTCTTCCGACATCCAAGTGTAAAACCATTGTCGGATAAACAAGTAAACCTCGAAGTGGCAGGAGGGGGACAATGATTTCTGTCTTTTTCGCC containing:
- a CDS encoding LiaI-LiaF-like domain-containing protein, with protein sequence MKNQRIFPGIILIGFGVYFFLQQANIALFQQFYTWPTLLVIVGISFLSQGYGGKDYEAILPGVILTGFGFHFHIINHLQLWPNHIGTFILIIALGFLLRYQKVRSGLFQGILFLVLALLLLFYDKITAWLGILENTVSIAWKSWPVVLVIIGFYLLFIRKK
- the lon gene encoding endopeptidase La — encoded protein: MAKKTEIIVPLLPLRGLLVYPTMVLHLDVGREKSVQALEKAMVDDSLIFLTTQKEVSIDEPLEDDLYKMGTLTKVKQMLKLPNGTIRVLVEGLKRAEIVTFFEEDDHYSVEIKTYEDPVEKDAESQALMRTMLDYFEQYIKMSKKISAETFSTVTDIEEPGRMADIISSHLPLKLKEKQEILETLDVKERIQKIVDIIHNEKEVLNLEKKIGQRVKKSMERTQKEYYLREQMKAIQKELGDKEGKTGEVSDLTEKIEQAGMPEHVKATAMKELERYEKVPSSSAESAVIRNYIEWLLAIPWSKATEDDLDIHKAEKVLNNDHYGLEKVKERVLEYLAVQQMTNSLKGPILCLAGPPGVGKTSLARSIATSLNRNFVRISLGGVRDESEIRGHRRTYVGAMPGRIIQGMKKAGTINPVFLLDEIDKMSSDFRGDPSAAMLEVLDPEQNHNFSDHYIEETYDLSKVMFIATANNLATIPGPLRDRMEIITIAGYTELEKIHIAKDHLLPKQTKEHGLTKAQLQIREDGIQKIVRYYTREAGVRSLERQLATICRKTAKIIVSGEKKKVIVSEKNVDEFLGKPTFRYGQAELEDQVGVATGLAYTTVGGDTLQIEVSLSPGKGKLILTGKLGDVMKESAQAAFSYIRSKAEELGIDPDFHEKNDIHIHVPEGAVPKDGPSAGITMATALVSALTGRAIRKEVGMTGEITLRGRVLPIGGLKEKSLSAHRAGLTKIICPKDNERDIDDIPESVREELQFVLVSHLDQVLEHALTGGANR
- the yihA gene encoding ribosome biogenesis GTP-binding protein YihA/YsxC; the protein is MKVTSSEIVISAVKPDQYPVEPIPEFALAGRSNVGKSSFINKMLNRKGLARISSKPGKTQTLNFYIVNEVLHFVDVPGYGYAKVSKKEREAWGKMLETYLTMREQLKAVLLIVDLRHPPTADDIMMYDFLKHYEIPCIVIATKADKISKTKRAQHLKITKEKLELHPHDTIIQFSSETGEGKDKAWATIESYM